A genomic window from Phyllopteryx taeniolatus isolate TA_2022b chromosome 2, UOR_Ptae_1.2, whole genome shotgun sequence includes:
- the LOC133474122 gene encoding semaphorin-7A, with amino-acid sequence MANFLSAPYFHYFFVLWLLASVISVDPWTLLPRMTFTQEELTLKSATLPGEIRTVLLSRRDHSTLVAVGKRHLISVSFQDPPKTPVERKLLWAECTDTATSPSGCSYEVVLAQERENASRVFLCGTDGAVTLCCDTKPSEVPPTCTPADDLESIRGSIRSFILKDAEHSVLVESAEGSSLYVTYSGSQEYVGVHKFGKNRVGPANHDKEQHYLGLVMSKHRDEPLQDKVYAFYKERNKDLNVFSSTWLPYVSQFCLADMGGPKNNMQFTWTSQMSARLLCGDTESKKHFFEMVDIDTVHAERWQDTRIYALFKNEWNMSAVCVYSMQDIHDVFSNSLFKGSENQHGRPRGCVSDSTRLPLAVLRMTQINSEMEQWVRPVTKSGPLLISHHVYTHIHADAALTKEHTLLFLSRYSGGVDKVVQNTSMAFIVAEYRPFTHRAHIDSIMLHPTTKNLYISSSGQLIQMDVADCTHYGNTCEDCVLARDPYCSWDDNRCTATTTTSGLVVQDVNSGNYHVCSSLPHHSSKVVDHSSVPEVAVALPLGSQYFLRCPLGSRHARYSWRHGGSGATPCAWTPHGCLLLIDSNQEGEYTCESEEKGYSRVLARYAVRVAGGATSAGRSAGLLFWLCALAALSCTIM; translated from the exons ATGGCGAACTTTTTGTCAGCGCcgtattttcattatttctttgttttatggctTCTCGCAAGTGTTATCTCAGTGGACCCGTGGACGCTTTTGCCGAGGATGACGTTCACACAGGAAG AGCTCACGCTTAAAAGCGCAACGTTACCCGGCGAAATCCGCACAGTTCTTCTTTCGAGACGAGATCACAGCACGCTCGTGGCTGTCGGAAAAAGACATCTGATTTCTGTCAGCTTCCAGGATCCTCCGAAG ACTCCCGTGGAAAGAAAGTTGCTGTGGGCCGAGTGCACAGACACTGCAACTTCGCCAAGC GGTTGCAGCTACGAAGTGGTCTTGGCCCAAGAAAGGGAAAACGCCAGCAGGGTGTTTCTTTGCGGGACGGACGGAGCAGTGACACTGTGCTGTGACACG AAGCCGTCAGAGGTTCCTCCCACCTGCACCCCAGCTGACGACCTGGAGAGCATACGAGGGAGCATCAGGAGTTTTATCTTAAAGGATGCTGAACATTCTGTTCTTGTTG aATCTGCAGAAGGTTCCTCGCTGTATGTCACGTACTCCGGCTCCCAGGAGTATGTGGGCGTTCACAAGTTCGGGAAAAACAGAGTGGGACCAGCAAACCACGACAAAG AACAGCACTACCTGGGTTTGGTTATGAGCAAACACAGGGACGAGCCTTTGCAGGACAAAGTGTACGCCTTCTACAAGGAGAGGAATAAAGATTTGAACGTGTTCAGCAGCACATGGCTTCCATATGTCTCCCAGTTTTGCTTG GCAGACATGGGTGGACCCAAGAACAATATGCAGTTCACCTGGACCTCCCAGATGAGTGCGAGGCTTCTCTGTGGCGACACAGAGAGCAAAAAACACTTCTTCGAGATGGTGGACATTGACACCGTGCACGCAGAGCGATGGCAGGACACCCGTATTTATGCACTCTTCAAGAATGAATG GAACATGAGCGCCGTGTGCGTGTACTCCATGCAGGACATCCACGACGTCTTCAGCAACTCTCTGTTCAAAGGCTCCGAAAATCAACATGGCCGGCCCAGGGGG TGCGTTTCAGACAGCACGCGTCTACCTCTGGCCGTCCTGAGGATGACCCAGATAAACTCTGAGATGGAGCAGTGGGTGAGGCCTGTGACAAAGTCAGGCCCACTTCTCATCAGCCACCACGTGTACACCCACATTCACGCTGATGCTGCTCTCACAAAGGAACACACACTTCTCTTTTTGTCTCGAT ATTCTGGAGGAGTAGACAAAGTGGTGCAAAACACAAGCATGGCCTTCATTGTCGCAGAATACAGACCTTTTACCCACAGAGCTCATATTGACAGCATCATGCTTCATCCTACCACT AAGAATCTTTACATCAGCTCTAGCGGTCAGCTAATCCAGATGGACGTGGCCGACTGTACCCACTATGGAAACACATGCGAGGACTGTGTGTTGGCGCGAGACCCTTACTGCAGCTGGGATGACAACCGCTGCACTGCCACAACCACAACCAG tggTCTAGTGGTTCAGGATGTGAACTCGGGAAATTACCACGTGTGCTCATCCTTGCCTCATCATTCAAGCAAAG tgGTCGATCACTCAAGCGTGCCCGAGGTGGCAGTGGCACTTCCTCTCGGGTCCCAGTACTTCCTGAGATGCCCCCTGGGGTCCCGCCACGCCCGCTACAGCTGGCGTCACGGGGGCAGCGGAGCCACGCCCTGCGCCTGGACCCCGCACGGGTGCTTGCTCTTGATTGACAGCAACCAGGAGGGGGAGTACACGTGCGAGTCAGAGGAGAAAGGCTACAGCCGCGTGCTCGCCCGCTATGCCGTACGCGTCGCTGGCGGTGCTACGTCAGCGGGACGCTCTGCCGGGCTGCTATTTTGGCTCTGTGCGCTCGCTGCTCTCAGCTGCACAATAATGTAA